The Paenibacillus mucilaginosus 3016 genome includes the window GAAGTATCCGCCCCATGGCGTCGCCGCTTCGATCAGCACCCTGCCCTCCCGGGAAGGCACGGGCTCCAGAGCTTCATACCCGTTCTCCCGAAGATAGGCGATGAACTCCAGTTCCGCCGAGATCTGCTCCTTCCGCTTCTCTTCGGCCGGAGCAAACCGCAGCAGCTGCGTCCCTCCCTCATTCCGGAACGGATAAATGGCATTCGAGGAGATCCGGTAGTGCCTGAACATCTCCAGGGAATCCGGATCATACTTCCAGTATTCCAGAAGCATCCGGGCCAGGTCTTCATTGTTGAACAGATACTTTAATTGGAGCATGGATATTCCTCCCTCACTTCTGGAGCATTGTGCATTCACCCCTTCGATCTTACAATCCCGGATGAAGAGGGGGTAGGGAGATCTTGGGTTTAATCAAAAAAGCCCAACAGGCATGATGCCGGTCAGGCTGCGCAGTGCAGGAGTCCAATGAAGTCACGTACAACGAACGGAAAGGGAAGCTGCAGCACTTGATCTGCCGTGACTCCCTACACCCGGGCAAGCTTATCCGGGTTTAGCACGAAGTAGACTCCGGCAAATTTTCCGTGTCGGAGCTGTATAAACATAGCGGCCAGCGTTTCGTTCCCCGAACGAATGACGATCCCGTTCTCTCCGTTCAGAGGAGCACACTCGAATTGAAGCCTTTCCCGGTAATGGGACTGTGCACCCTTGAACCCGCTGAGCAGGAAGCGGGCCACGCGATCGCGCGTTTGCAGCTGACTCACAGCCGCGTTTCCTTTTCCGCCTCCGTCGAGGACGAGCATGACGTCTTCGGTCAGCAAAGACAGCACCTGATCGATATTGCCCTGCTCGAGGGAGGTGAGGAATCGGTCAACCCAATCCGCTTCGACCGCTTCGGCCGCGACCGTCTCCTCCTCGGAAATTCCCATCCTGCCTCTTGCCCGGCTCATCAGCTTGCGGCAATTCGCCTCCCGCTTTCCGAGCAGTTCGGCTATTTCGGGATAATCGAAGCCCAGCGCCTCACGCAGGACGAATACCGTCCGCTCTGCCGGCGTCAGCCGCTCGAGCAGTACGAGCATGGCGTATGACAGCAGATCGCGGCGGACGACCTTCGACTCCAGAGTATCCTCTTCCGGCGTCCGGATCGGTTCGGGGAGCCACGGACCGACGTACATTTCCCGTTTCTTCCGCGCCGACTTCTGCTGGTTGAGGCAGTGATTGGTGACTATTTTGCACAAATACGCCTTCGGCTCCACCAATCGTTCGGGAGGTATGCCGCACACCTTAACAAACACATCCTGCACCGCATCTTCCGCGTCAGCCGCAGAGCCTGTCAACTGATATGCCAAGGTGAACAGCAGCGCTCGATATTGATCGTACAGTTCTTCCATTCGCGGTCTCACCTTCTCCGGGCTGCTTGGAACAGAACCTGCCCTATACATTAAAACTGAACCGGTAATTC containing:
- the sigJ gene encoding RNA polymerase sigma factor SigJ translates to MEELYDQYRALLFTLAYQLTGSAADAEDAVQDVFVKVCGIPPERLVEPKAYLCKIVTNHCLNQQKSARKKREMYVGPWLPEPIRTPEEDTLESKVVRRDLLSYAMLVLLERLTPAERTVFVLREALGFDYPEIAELLGKREANCRKLMSRARGRMGISEEETVAAEAVEADWVDRFLTSLEQGNIDQVLSLLTEDVMLVLDGGGKGNAAVSQLQTRDRVARFLLSGFKGAQSHYRERLQFECAPLNGENGIVIRSGNETLAAMFIQLRHGKFAGVYFVLNPDKLARV